Proteins from a genomic interval of Chanodichthys erythropterus isolate Z2021 chromosome 6, ASM2448905v1, whole genome shotgun sequence:
- the cpne1 gene encoding copine-1 isoform X2, translating into MAAQCVSKVELSISCNNLLDKDVGSKSDPLCVLLQSVGDDKWTEVERTERVKNCQDPEFSTKLHIDYHFEKVQKLKFGVYDIDNKSVDLNDDDYLGGFECTLGQIVSSKKITRPLQLKAAKPAGKGTITITADEVKDNRAVVMEVEAKNLDKKDMFGKSDPFLEFFKQDEDGKWQLVHRTEVIKNNLNPSWKKFTVSLHTFCGGDLNKPIKVHCFDHDSDGSHDLIGVFQTNVSDLQKAVHGSPVEFDCIHPEKQKKKKSYKNSGVVRIKSCKLETQYSFLDYVMGGCQINFTVGIDFTGSNGDPRSPDSLHYLSPNGVNQYLSAIWSVGQVVQDYDTDKLFPAFGFGAQVPPNFQVSHEFPLNFNPNSPYCQGVQGIVDAYRVALPQVRLYGPTNFSPIINHVARIAAGAAQQPNAAQYFVLLIITDGEITDLDQTRQSIVNSSKLPMSIIIVGVGEADFKAMEFLDGDNGVLKSVTGEPAVRDIVQFVPFKQFASAPKEALAQSVLAEVPNQLVSYFKMRNLAPVNPPPPFK; encoded by the exons CCACTGTGTGTTCTGCTGCAGAGTGTCGGCGATGACAAATGGACAGAG GTAGAACGCACAGAGAGAGTGAAGAATTGCCAGGACCCAGAGTTCTCCACCAAACTTCACATTGACTACCACTTTGAGAAGGTGCAGAAACTAAAGTTTGGCGTTTATGACATTGACAACAAGTCTGTTGACCTCAATGATGATGACTACTTGGGAGGATTTGAATGCACCCTTGGTCAG ATTGTCTCAAGTAAGAAGATTACCAGACCCCTTCAGCTCAAGGCAGCAAAACCAGCTGGTAAAGGCACAATAACG ATTACAGCAGATGAAGTGAAGGACAACAGGGCTGTTGTGATGGAAGTGGAGGCCAAAAACCTGGATAAAAAG GATATGTTTGGGAAGTCTGATCCATTTTTGGAGTTTTTCAAGCAAGATGAAGATGGGAAATGGCAGCTAGTTCACAGGACAGAG GTCATCAAGAATAATTTGAATCCATCTTGGAAAAAGTTTACTGTCTCCTTGCATACATTCTGTGGTGGTGATCTGAACAAACCAATCAAG GTTCATTGTTTTGATCATGATAGCGATGGCTCTCATGATCTCATTGGTGTGTTTCAAACTAATGTGTCAGATCTGCAGAAAGCAGTTCATGGCTCCCCG gtTGAGTTTGACTGCATTCATCCAGAGaagcaaaagaagaaaaagagttATAAGAACTCTGGGGTGGTCAGGATTAAGTCTTGCAAG CTTGAGACCCAGTATTCATTTCTGGATTATGTGATGGGAGGTTGCCAAATTAACTTCACG GTGGGCATTGACTTCACTGGCTCTAATGGAGACCCCCGCTCCCCTGATTCGCTTCACTATCTCAGCCCTAATGGTGTGAACCAGTATCTGTCAGCCATCTGGTCCGTTGGCCAGGTAGTCCAAGACTATGACAC TGATAAACTTTTCCCAGCCTttggatttggtgctcaagtgCCTCCAAACTTCCAG GTATCCCATGAGTTCCCATTGAACTTCAACCCCAATAGCCCATATTGCCAAG GAGTGCAAGGTATTGTGGACGCCTACCGTGTGGCTTTGCCTCAAGTCCGTCTCTATGGACCAACCAACTTCTCCCCCATAATAAATCATGTGGCCCGAATTGCAGCTGGAGCTGCCCAGCAACCGAATGCAGCT CAATACTTTGTGCTGTTGATCATCACTGATGGGGAGATCACTGATCTCGACCAGACCAGGCAGTCCATCGTGAACAGCTCCAAACTCCCCATGTCCATCATCATTGTGGGTGTGGGTGAGGCAGACTTTAAGGCCATGGAGTTTCTTGATGGGGACAACGGAGTTCTCAAATCTGTGACCGGAGAGCCGGCGGTCAGAGATATCGTGCAGTTCGTGCCCTTCAAGCAGTTTGCCAGT GCTCCTAAAGAAGCGCTGGCTCAGAGTGTTCTAGCTGAAGTGCCAAATCAGCTGGTGTCATACTTTAAAATGAGAAATCTGGCTCCCGTCAACCCCCCTCCACCATTCAAGTAG
- the cpne1 gene encoding copine-1 isoform X3, producing MAAQCVSKVELSISCNNLLDKDVGSKSDPLCVLLQSVGDDKWTEVERTERVKNCQDPEFSTKLHIDYHFEKVQKLKFGVYDIDNKSVDLNDDDYLGGFECTLGQIVSSKKITRPLQLKAAKPAGKGTITITADEVKDNRAVVMEVEAKNLDKKDMFGKSDPFLEFFKQDEDGKWQLVHRTEVIKNNLNPSWKKFTVSLHTFCGGDLNKPIKVTCYDKDEDTSSDMIGEFTCTAAKLLEAKDNAVEFDCIHPEKQKKKKSYKNSGVVRIKSCKLETQYSFLDYVMGGCQINFTVGIDFTGSNGDPRSPDSLHYLSPNGVNQYLSAIWSVGQVVQDYDTDKLFPAFGFGAQVPPNFQVSHEFPLNFNPNSPYCQGVQGIVDAYRVALPQVRLYGPTNFSPIINHVARIAAGAAQQPNAAQYFVLLIITDGEITDLDQTRQSIVNSSKLPMSIIIVGVGEADFKAMEFLDGDNGVLKSVTGEPAVRDIVQFVPFKQFASAPKEALAQSVLAEVPNQLVSYFKMRNLAPVNPPPPFK from the exons CCACTGTGTGTTCTGCTGCAGAGTGTCGGCGATGACAAATGGACAGAG GTAGAACGCACAGAGAGAGTGAAGAATTGCCAGGACCCAGAGTTCTCCACCAAACTTCACATTGACTACCACTTTGAGAAGGTGCAGAAACTAAAGTTTGGCGTTTATGACATTGACAACAAGTCTGTTGACCTCAATGATGATGACTACTTGGGAGGATTTGAATGCACCCTTGGTCAG ATTGTCTCAAGTAAGAAGATTACCAGACCCCTTCAGCTCAAGGCAGCAAAACCAGCTGGTAAAGGCACAATAACG ATTACAGCAGATGAAGTGAAGGACAACAGGGCTGTTGTGATGGAAGTGGAGGCCAAAAACCTGGATAAAAAG GATATGTTTGGGAAGTCTGATCCATTTTTGGAGTTTTTCAAGCAAGATGAAGATGGGAAATGGCAGCTAGTTCACAGGACAGAG GTCATCAAGAATAATTTGAATCCATCTTGGAAAAAGTTTACTGTCTCCTTGCATACATTCTGTGGTGGTGATCTGAACAAACCAATCAAG GTAACTTGTTACGATAAGGATGAAGACACAAGCTCAGACATGATAGGAGAGTTCACCTGCACCGCCGCTAAACTATTGGAGGCTAAAGACAATGCG gtTGAGTTTGACTGCATTCATCCAGAGaagcaaaagaagaaaaagagttATAAGAACTCTGGGGTGGTCAGGATTAAGTCTTGCAAG CTTGAGACCCAGTATTCATTTCTGGATTATGTGATGGGAGGTTGCCAAATTAACTTCACG GTGGGCATTGACTTCACTGGCTCTAATGGAGACCCCCGCTCCCCTGATTCGCTTCACTATCTCAGCCCTAATGGTGTGAACCAGTATCTGTCAGCCATCTGGTCCGTTGGCCAGGTAGTCCAAGACTATGACAC TGATAAACTTTTCCCAGCCTttggatttggtgctcaagtgCCTCCAAACTTCCAG GTATCCCATGAGTTCCCATTGAACTTCAACCCCAATAGCCCATATTGCCAAG GAGTGCAAGGTATTGTGGACGCCTACCGTGTGGCTTTGCCTCAAGTCCGTCTCTATGGACCAACCAACTTCTCCCCCATAATAAATCATGTGGCCCGAATTGCAGCTGGAGCTGCCCAGCAACCGAATGCAGCT CAATACTTTGTGCTGTTGATCATCACTGATGGGGAGATCACTGATCTCGACCAGACCAGGCAGTCCATCGTGAACAGCTCCAAACTCCCCATGTCCATCATCATTGTGGGTGTGGGTGAGGCAGACTTTAAGGCCATGGAGTTTCTTGATGGGGACAACGGAGTTCTCAAATCTGTGACCGGAGAGCCGGCGGTCAGAGATATCGTGCAGTTCGTGCCCTTCAAGCAGTTTGCCAGT GCTCCTAAAGAAGCGCTGGCTCAGAGTGTTCTAGCTGAAGTGCCAAATCAGCTGGTGTCATACTTTAAAATGAGAAATCTGGCTCCCGTCAACCCCCCTCCACCATTCAAGTAG